A stretch of the Gracilinanus agilis isolate LMUSP501 chromosome 4, AgileGrace, whole genome shotgun sequence genome encodes the following:
- the TNFSF13 gene encoding tumor necrosis factor ligand superfamily member 13 isoform X1, translated as MSPLLSPRSLPGQIGGPRQDPALSFSLWLSWGTALGVAACVVALLTQQAELQALRGEVAQLKGNGGSHQKGHRQPLLIPQKQQDTDELEALKHEEISRRKRAVIIQEHRHKSETSWGRNKDHGDWPPILSTSREDSDVTEIMWEPALRHGGGLEPQGHVVGVRETGMYLLYSQVLFHDVTFTMGQVVYREGQGREILSRCVCSMPSELHQAYNSCYTAGVFQLYQGDILNLIVPRAGAKLDLTPHGFA; from the exons ATGTCTCCTTTGCTATCTCCCAGGTCCCTCCCTGGGCAAATAGGGGGTCCAAGGCAGGACCCAGCACTTTCGTTTTCTCTTTGGTTGAGTTGGGGGACAGCCCTAGGGGTGGCAGCTTGTGTGGTGGCACTTCTAACTCAGCAAGCAGAGCTCCAGGCCCTGAGGGGAGAGGTGGCCCAGCTGAAAGGGAATGGAGGGTCTCACCAGAAGGGACATAGGCAACCCTTGCTGATCCCCCAGAAACAG caGGACACTGATGAACTGGAAGCTTTGAAGCATGAGGAAATATCTCGAAGGAAAAGAGCAGTTATCATCCAAGAACATCGGCACAAGAGTGAGACCTCATGGGGAAGAAACAAAGACCATGGGGACTGGCCCCCCATTTTAAG TACCTCCAGAG AGGATTCTGATGTGACAGAGATAATGTGGGAGCCCGCACTGAGGCATGGTGGAGGTCTGGAACCACAAGGACATGTTGTTGGAGTCCGGGAGACTGGAATGTATCTCCTGTACAGCCAG GTGCTGTTTCATGATGTAACTTTCACCATGGGTCAGGTGGTTTATCGAGAGGGCCAAGGAAGGGAGATCCTATCCCGCTGTGTCTGTAGCATGCCCTCTGAACTCCACCAGGCCTATAACAGCTGCTATACTGCAG GTGTATTCCAGCTATACCAAGGGGACATTTTGAATCTCATAGTTCCTCGGGCAGGAGCCAAACTTGATCTTACTCCCCATG GTTTTGCCTGA
- the TNFSF13 gene encoding tumor necrosis factor ligand superfamily member 13 isoform X6, producing the protein MRKYLEGKEQLSSKNIGTRGNVQFCTLFPLTVPPEPHHPLPPEDSDVTEIMWEPALRHGGGLEPQGHVVGVRETGMYLLYSQVLFHDVTFTMGQVVYREGQGREILSRCVCSMPSELHQAYNSCYTAGVFQLYQGDILNLIVPRAGAKLDLTPHGFA; encoded by the exons ATGAGGAAATATCTCGAAGGAAAAGAGCAGTTATCATCCAAGAACATCGGCACAAGA GGAAACGTTCAGTTCTGCACCTTATTCCCATTAACAGTACCTCCAGAG CCACACCACCCCTTACCTCCAGAGGATTCTGATGTGACAGAGATAATGTGGGAGCCCGCACTGAGGCATGGTGGAGGTCTGGAACCACAAGGACATGTTGTTGGAGTCCGGGAGACTGGAATGTATCTCCTGTACAGCCAG GTGCTGTTTCATGATGTAACTTTCACCATGGGTCAGGTGGTTTATCGAGAGGGCCAAGGAAGGGAGATCCTATCCCGCTGTGTCTGTAGCATGCCCTCTGAACTCCACCAGGCCTATAACAGCTGCTATACTGCAG GTGTATTCCAGCTATACCAAGGGGACATTTTGAATCTCATAGTTCCTCGGGCAGGAGCCAAACTTGATCTTACTCCCCATG GTTTTGCCTGA
- the TNFSF13 gene encoding tumor necrosis factor ligand superfamily member 13 isoform X4: MSPLLSPRSLPGQIGGPRQDPALSFSLWLSWGTALGVAACVVALLTQQAELQALRGEVAQLKGNGGSGQRGIGERAESTPFSLLGKRSVLHLIPINSTSREDSDVTEIMWEPALRHGGGLEPQGHVVGVRETGMYLLYSQVLFHDVTFTMGQVVYREGQGREILSRCVCSMPSELHQAYNSCYTAGVFQLYQGDILNLIVPRAGAKLDLTPHGTFLGLVKL; encoded by the exons ATGTCTCCTTTGCTATCTCCCAGGTCCCTCCCTGGGCAAATAGGGGGTCCAAGGCAGGACCCAGCACTTTCGTTTTCTCTTTGGTTGAGTTGGGGGACAGCCCTAGGGGTGGCAGCTTGTGTGGTGGCACTTCTAACTCAGCAAGCAGAGCTCCAGGCCCTGAGGGGAGAGGTGGCCCAGCTGAAAGGGAATGGAGG TTCAGGGCAAAGAGGAATAGGGGAAAGAGCTGAAAGCACCCCATTTTCTCTCTTAGGGAAACGTTCAGTTCTGCACCTTATTCCCATTAACAGTACCTCCAGAG AGGATTCTGATGTGACAGAGATAATGTGGGAGCCCGCACTGAGGCATGGTGGAGGTCTGGAACCACAAGGACATGTTGTTGGAGTCCGGGAGACTGGAATGTATCTCCTGTACAGCCAG GTGCTGTTTCATGATGTAACTTTCACCATGGGTCAGGTGGTTTATCGAGAGGGCCAAGGAAGGGAGATCCTATCCCGCTGTGTCTGTAGCATGCCCTCTGAACTCCACCAGGCCTATAACAGCTGCTATACTGCAG GTGTATTCCAGCTATACCAAGGGGACATTTTGAATCTCATAGTTCCTCGGGCAGGAGCCAAACTTGATCTTACTCCCCATGGTACTTTCTTGGGTTTGGTGAAACTTTGA
- the TNFSF13 gene encoding tumor necrosis factor ligand superfamily member 13 isoform X3: protein MSPLLSPRSLPGQIGGPRQDPALSFSLWLSWGTALGVAACVVALLTQQAELQALRGEVAQLKGNGGSHQKGHRQPLLIPQKQDTDELEALKHEEISRRKRAVIIQEHRHKKDSDVTEIMWEPALRHGGGLEPQGHVVGVRETGMYLLYSQVLFHDVTFTMGQVVYREGQGREILSRCVCSMPSELHQAYNSCYTAGVFQLYQGDILNLIVPRAGAKLDLTPHGTFLGLVKL, encoded by the exons ATGTCTCCTTTGCTATCTCCCAGGTCCCTCCCTGGGCAAATAGGGGGTCCAAGGCAGGACCCAGCACTTTCGTTTTCTCTTTGGTTGAGTTGGGGGACAGCCCTAGGGGTGGCAGCTTGTGTGGTGGCACTTCTAACTCAGCAAGCAGAGCTCCAGGCCCTGAGGGGAGAGGTGGCCCAGCTGAAAGGGAATGGAGGGTCTCACCAGAAGGGACATAGGCAACCCTTGCTGATCCCCCAGAAACAG GACACTGATGAACTGGAAGCTTTGAAGCATGAGGAAATATCTCGAAGGAAAAGAGCAGTTATCATCCAAGAACATCGGCACAAGA AGGATTCTGATGTGACAGAGATAATGTGGGAGCCCGCACTGAGGCATGGTGGAGGTCTGGAACCACAAGGACATGTTGTTGGAGTCCGGGAGACTGGAATGTATCTCCTGTACAGCCAG GTGCTGTTTCATGATGTAACTTTCACCATGGGTCAGGTGGTTTATCGAGAGGGCCAAGGAAGGGAGATCCTATCCCGCTGTGTCTGTAGCATGCCCTCTGAACTCCACCAGGCCTATAACAGCTGCTATACTGCAG GTGTATTCCAGCTATACCAAGGGGACATTTTGAATCTCATAGTTCCTCGGGCAGGAGCCAAACTTGATCTTACTCCCCATGGTACTTTCTTGGGTTTGGTGAAACTTTGA
- the TNFSF13 gene encoding tumor necrosis factor ligand superfamily member 13 isoform X2: MSPLLSPRSLPGQIGGPRQDPALSFSLWLSWGTALGVAACVVALLTQQAELQALRGEVAQLKGNGGSHQKGHRQPLLIPQKQDTDELEALKHEEISRRKRAVIIQEHRHKRKRSVLHLIPINSTSREDSDVTEIMWEPALRHGGGLEPQGHVVGVRETGMYLLYSQVLFHDVTFTMGQVVYREGQGREILSRCVCSMPSELHQAYNSCYTAGVFQLYQGDILNLIVPRAGAKLDLTPHGTFLGLVKL, encoded by the exons ATGTCTCCTTTGCTATCTCCCAGGTCCCTCCCTGGGCAAATAGGGGGTCCAAGGCAGGACCCAGCACTTTCGTTTTCTCTTTGGTTGAGTTGGGGGACAGCCCTAGGGGTGGCAGCTTGTGTGGTGGCACTTCTAACTCAGCAAGCAGAGCTCCAGGCCCTGAGGGGAGAGGTGGCCCAGCTGAAAGGGAATGGAGGGTCTCACCAGAAGGGACATAGGCAACCCTTGCTGATCCCCCAGAAACAG GACACTGATGAACTGGAAGCTTTGAAGCATGAGGAAATATCTCGAAGGAAAAGAGCAGTTATCATCCAAGAACATCGGCACAAGA GGAAACGTTCAGTTCTGCACCTTATTCCCATTAACAGTACCTCCAGAG AGGATTCTGATGTGACAGAGATAATGTGGGAGCCCGCACTGAGGCATGGTGGAGGTCTGGAACCACAAGGACATGTTGTTGGAGTCCGGGAGACTGGAATGTATCTCCTGTACAGCCAG GTGCTGTTTCATGATGTAACTTTCACCATGGGTCAGGTGGTTTATCGAGAGGGCCAAGGAAGGGAGATCCTATCCCGCTGTGTCTGTAGCATGCCCTCTGAACTCCACCAGGCCTATAACAGCTGCTATACTGCAG GTGTATTCCAGCTATACCAAGGGGACATTTTGAATCTCATAGTTCCTCGGGCAGGAGCCAAACTTGATCTTACTCCCCATGGTACTTTCTTGGGTTTGGTGAAACTTTGA
- the TNFSF13 gene encoding tumor necrosis factor ligand superfamily member 13 isoform X5 → MSPLLSPRSLPGQIGGPRQDPALSFSLWLSWGTALGVAACVVALLTQQAELQALRGEVAQLKGNGGSHQKGHRQPLLIPQKQHSVLHLIPINSTSREDSDVTEIMWEPALRHGGGLEPQGHVVGVRETGMYLLYSQVLFHDVTFTMGQVVYREGQGREILSRCVCSMPSELHQAYNSCYTAGVFQLYQGDILNLIVPRAGAKLDLTPHGTFLGLVKL, encoded by the exons ATGTCTCCTTTGCTATCTCCCAGGTCCCTCCCTGGGCAAATAGGGGGTCCAAGGCAGGACCCAGCACTTTCGTTTTCTCTTTGGTTGAGTTGGGGGACAGCCCTAGGGGTGGCAGCTTGTGTGGTGGCACTTCTAACTCAGCAAGCAGAGCTCCAGGCCCTGAGGGGAGAGGTGGCCCAGCTGAAAGGGAATGGAGGGTCTCACCAGAAGGGACATAGGCAACCCTTGCTGATCCCCCAGAAACAG CACTCTG TTCTGCACCTTATTCCCATTAACAGTACCTCCAGAG AGGATTCTGATGTGACAGAGATAATGTGGGAGCCCGCACTGAGGCATGGTGGAGGTCTGGAACCACAAGGACATGTTGTTGGAGTCCGGGAGACTGGAATGTATCTCCTGTACAGCCAG GTGCTGTTTCATGATGTAACTTTCACCATGGGTCAGGTGGTTTATCGAGAGGGCCAAGGAAGGGAGATCCTATCCCGCTGTGTCTGTAGCATGCCCTCTGAACTCCACCAGGCCTATAACAGCTGCTATACTGCAG GTGTATTCCAGCTATACCAAGGGGACATTTTGAATCTCATAGTTCCTCGGGCAGGAGCCAAACTTGATCTTACTCCCCATGGTACTTTCTTGGGTTTGGTGAAACTTTGA
- the TNFSF12 gene encoding tumor necrosis factor ligand superfamily member 12: MATRRSQRRKGRRGELGTALLPTLVLALGLSLACLGLLLVVISLGTRASPFSQVPAQQEMVEEKEAEVQMIPQSQNLVPALKRGARLSRAVKSQRARARKVNAAHYEVTIFLCFAVRAKAGVDRAQAGEDGTVSGWEEAKINSTNPLSYDAKSAEFTVIRAGLYYLYCQVHFDEGKAVYLKLDLLVDGSLTLRCLEEFSATAASSPGTQLRLCQVSGLLPLRPGVSLKIRTLPCAHLKAAPFLTYFGLFQV; this comes from the exons atggccACTCGTAGGAGCCAGAGGcggaaagggagaaggggggagCTGGGCACCGCCCTGCTACCCACCCTGGTCCTGGCCCTGGGCCTCTCTCTTGCCTGTCTCGGCCTCTTGCTAGTGGTTATCAGCTTGGGGACCCGGGCATCCCCATTCTCCCAG GTCCCAGCCCAGCAAGAGATGGTGGAGGAGAAGGAGGCTGAGGTG CAAATGATTCCCCAAAGTCAGAATCTAGTTCCTGCCCTGAAGAGGGGAGCACGACTATCCCGTG ctGTGAAGAGTCAAAGAGCTCGGGCTCGAAAAGTGAATGCGGCCCACTATGAAG TTACAATATTTCTGTGTTTTGCAGTTCGTGCAAAAGCAGGGGTGGATCGAGCTCAGGCTG GTGAGGATGGAACTGTGAGTGGCTGGGAGGAGGCCAAGATCAACAGCACCAATCCACTGAGTTATGATGCCAAGAGTGCAGAATTTACGGTTATCAGAGCTGGCCTCTACTACCTGTATTGTCAG GTGCACTTTGATGAGGGAAAGGCTGTATACCTGAAGCTGGACTTGCTTGTGGATGGTTCCTTGACTCTGCGCTGCCTGGAGGAGTTCTCAGCCACAGCAGCCAGTTCCCCAGGCACCCAACTCAGGCTCTGCCAGGTGTCAGGGCTACTGCCTCTACGACCAGGAGTCTCCCTGAAGATTCGAACTCTTCCCTGCGCACACCTCAAGGCTGCTCCCTTCCTTACCTATTTTGGACTCTTCCAAGTGTAG